One window of Pyrus communis chromosome 12, drPyrComm1.1, whole genome shotgun sequence genomic DNA carries:
- the LOC137710466 gene encoding protein MEI2-like 1 isoform X1 has product MPFEIMDQRGVSVSSHLFDEIPFPAERQVGFQKLKTMSDYQAGVGGMVPAPGSMLGSSMPSKMYLPNGAQSVDHLDLPQSNLAGEQTERLSIGGGVPNISKASWKPMDQQPKLWSDLSAKPTPYSSVGGKTVINGAHHESSLFSSSLSEIFSRKLRLLRSDFVSHQSTNNGAYQHEEEPFESLEEIEAQTIGNLLPDENDLFSGVTDEPGYKAHVNIGDGFEDFDLFSSGGGMELEGDDQGVYNSSIAGEHPFGEHPSRTLFVRNINSNIEDLELKALFEQYGDIRALYTACKHRGFVMISYYDIRAAQNALRALQSKSLRRRKLDIHYSIPKDNPSDKDINQGTLVLFNLDSSVSNDELSKIFGSYGEIKEIRETPHKPHNKFIEFYDVRAAEAALHALNRSEIGGKQIKLEPSRPGGARRGLAQVSEQEQDEFKFCHSLSDSLSTATKPTLHPGVVASSCMVNGFSLGLHSALRSPVSTFIENALSHQSSSVQDALPAPVMGASIGKKFSLRDPDQSLDDMNFGNQSVPGIHPHSLPEYNESLAHGIPCNTAGAIGSMNGNLGLRMREGTDRRSTVSANGHLVELNGGAFGSPGNGSRPVHAHPYVLNNSNSYQQHPSSPMMWQNSPSFISGPTAHHFPQMPGFHMTPPHMLSGTSPVHHHVGSAPAVNPSLWERHAFSGESSDTSSLHLGSLGFARFAGSPQVHPVDVSSHNLFSLTGGNFLDMTTSARQRSSQEMGHMFPGRNSMNSMPTSFDSQNERGVRSLSHRRNEANSNNADKRQYELDIERIRHGEDRRTTLMIKNIPNKYTSKMLLAAIDEQCRGIYDFLYLPIDFKNKCNVGYAFINMIDPHQIVPFYKAFNGKKWEKFNSEKVASLAYARIQGKAALIAHFQNSSLMNEDKRCRPILFHTEGPNAGDPEPFPMGTNIRSRPGKPRTAGYDDNPHHGSPSATVNGEEKSKESERDLLYPDF; this is encoded by the exons ATGCCATTTGAAATAATGGATCAAAGGGGTGTATCTGTCTCTTCCCACCTCTTTGATGAAATCCCTTTTCCTGCTGAG AGACAAGTCGGATTTCAGAAGCTGAAAACCATGTCCGATTACCAAG CAGGAGTCGGTGGAATGGTACCGGCACCTGGCAGCATGTTGGGATCTTCAATGCCATCAAAAATGTATTTACCAAACGGGGCACAGTCGGTGGATCACTTGGATCTGCCACAATCCAATCTGGCTGGGGAGCAAACAGAAAGGCTAAGCATCGGTGGAGGGGTTCCCAACATCTCCAAGGCCTCGTGGAAACCTATGGATCAGCAACCAAAATTGTGGTCAGACTTGTCTGCAAAGCCAACACCTTATAGCTCGGTTGGTGGCAAAACTGTTATTAATGGCGCCCATCATGAAAGTAGCCTGTTCTCAAGCTCTTTGTCTGAAATTTTTAGCAGAAAGT TGCGATTATTGAGGAGTGATTTTGTATCTCATCAATCTACTAACAACGGTGCTTACCAACATGAGGAAGAGCCCTTTGAATCTCTTGAAGAAATTGAGGCACAAACAATTGGAAATCTCCTTCCAGATGAAAATGACTTGTTTTCTGGGGTGACAGATGAGCCGGGTTATAAGGCTCATGTTaatattggtgatggatttgaAGATTTTGATCTCTTTAGCAGTGGCGGTGGAATGGAATTGGAAGGCGATGATCAAGGGGTTTATAATAGCTCAATTGCAGGTGAACACCCTTTTGGAGAACACCCTTCCCGAACACTTTTTGTCCGCAATATTAATAGCAACATTGAAGATTTGGAATTGAAGGCTCTTTTTGAG CAATATGGAGACATCCGGGCACTTTACACAGCCTGCAAGCATCGTGGGTTTGTTATGATTTCTTATTATGATATAAGGGCTGCCCAAAATGCACTAAGAGCACTTCAAAGTAAGTCACTGAGGCGTAGGAAGCTTGACATACATTATTCGATACCCAAG GACAATCCTTCTGATAAAGATATTAACCAAGGAACGCTAGTGTTATTCAACCTTGATTCTTCTGTTTCTAATGACGAGCTTTCTAAAATTTTTGGATCTTATGGAGAAATTAAAGAA ATCCGTGAGACTCCACACAAGCCACATAACAAGTTCATAGAGTTTTATGATGTTAGAGCTGCAGAAGCTGCTCTCCATGCGTTGAATAGGAGTGAGATTGGAGGGAAGCAGATCAAGCTTGAACCGAGCCGTCCAGGGGGCGCAAGGAGGGG TTTGGCTCAAGTTTCCGAGCAGGAGCAAGATGAATTCAAATTTTGTCATAGCTTGTCTGACAGTTTATCAACAGCCACCAAGC CAACACTTCATCCTGGAGTGGTCGCATCAAGCTGCATGGTTAATGGATTTAGCCTGGGCTTACACTCTGCACTCCGTTCACCGGTGAGCACATTTATTGAAAACGCTTTATCTCATCAGAGTTCTAGTGTTCAAGATGCCTTGCCCGCTCCAGTGATGGGGGCATCTATAGGGAAAAAATTTAGCCTCCGTGACCCCGATCAGTCTCTGGATGACATGAATTTTGGTAATCAGAGTGTTCCCGGCATACATCCACATTCGCTTCCTGAGTATAATGAAAGTTTAGCCCATGGTATTCCATGCAACACTGCTGGTGCTATCGGAAGCATGAATGGGAATCTGGGACTTAGAATGAGAGAAGGAACAGACAGAAGGTCCACTGTCAGTGCAAATGGTCACCTAGTGGAACTGAATGGAGGAG CTTTTGGATCTCCTGGAAATGGGAGCCGCCCAGTTCATGCTCATCCCTATGTTTTGAATAACTCCAACTCGTACCAGCAGCATCCTTCAAGTCCCATGATGTGGCAGAATTCACCATCATTTATCAGTGGTCCTACTGCGCATCACTTTCCCCAAATGCCAGGATTCCACATGACACCACCTCATATGCTGAGCGGTACTTCACCTGTGCACCACCATGTAGGATCAGCTCCAGCTGTTAACCCTTCCCTTTGGGAAAGGCATGCCTTTTCAGGGGAGTCTTCTGACACTTCTAGCCTTCACTTGGGTTCTCTTGGCTTTGCACGTTTTGCTGGTAGTCCCCAGGTGCATCCTGTGGATGTCTCTTCACACAACCTCTTCTCTCTTACTGGTGGAAATTTCTTGGACATGACTACCAGTGCCCGGCAGCGCTCTTCACAGGAGATGGGCCACATGTTTCCCGGTAGGAATTCAATGAATTCAATGCCTACCTCTTTTGATTCTCAAAACGAACGTGGTGTTAGAAGCCTGTCTCACCGAAGAAATGAAGCAAACTCTAACAATGCTGATAAGAGACAATATGAGCTTGATATTGAACGAATACGCCATGGGGAAGACAGACGCACCACATTGATGATAAAGAACATTCCCAACAA GTACACTTCAAAGATGCTTCTTGCTGCAATTGATGAGCAGTGTCGAGGAATTTATGACTTTCTTTATTTGCCAATCGACTTCAAG AACAAATGCAATGTGGGATACGCATTCATCAACATGATCGATCCTCATCAGATTGTTCCATTCTATAAG GCATTCAATGGAAAAAAATGGGAGAAGTTCAACAGTGAAAAGGTGGCATCACTTGCATATGCTCGTATTCAGGGAAAAGCTGCTCTTATTGCCCATTTTCAGAACTCAAGCTTAATGAACGAGGACAAACGCTGCCGTCCCATTCTCTTCCACACGGAGGGTCCAAATGCTGGTGATCCG GAACCCTTTCCCATGGGTACCAACATCCGATCAAGACCAGGAAAACCTCGAACAGCCGGCTACGATGATAACCCTCATCACGGGAGTCCTTCGGCAACTGTAAACGGAGAGGAAAAATCCAAGGAATCCGAGCGAGACTTGTTGTACCCAGATTTCTAA
- the LOC137710466 gene encoding protein MEI2-like 1 isoform X3, with protein sequence MPFEIMDQRGVSVSSHLFDEIPFPAERQVGFQKLKTMSDYQAGVGGMVPAPGSMLGSSMPSKMYLPNGAQSVDHLDLPQSNLAGEQTERLSIGGGVPNISKASWKPMDQQPKLWSDLSAKPTPYSSVGGKTVINGAHHESSLFSSSLSEIFSRKLRLLRSDFVSHQSTNNGAYQHEEEPFESLEEIEAQTIGNLLPDENDLFSGVTDEPGYKAHVNIGDGFEDFDLFSSGGGMELEGDDQGVYNSSIAGEHPFGEHPSRTLFVRNINSNIEDLELKALFEQYGDIRALYTACKHRGFVMISYYDIRAAQNALRALQSKSLRRRKLDIHYSIPKDNPSDKDINQGTLVLFNLDSSVSNDELSKIFGSYGEIKEIRETPHKPHNKFIEFYDVRAAEAALHALNRSEIGGKQIKLEPSRPGGARRGLAQVSEQEQDEFKFCHSLSDSLSTATKPTLHPGVVASSCMVNGFSLGLHSALRSPSVPGIHPHSLPEYNESLAHGIPCNTAGAIGSMNGNLGLRMREGTDRRSTVSANGHLVELNGGAFGSPGNGSRPVHAHPYVLNNSNSYQQHPSSPMMWQNSPSFISGPTAHHFPQMPGFHMTPPHMLSGTSPVHHHVGSAPAVNPSLWERHAFSGESSDTSSLHLGSLGFARFAGSPQVHPVDVSSHNLFSLTGGNFLDMTTSARQRSSQEMGHMFPGRNSMNSMPTSFDSQNERGVRSLSHRRNEANSNNADKRQYELDIERIRHGEDRRTTLMIKNIPNKYTSKMLLAAIDEQCRGIYDFLYLPIDFKNKCNVGYAFINMIDPHQIVPFYKAFNGKKWEKFNSEKVASLAYARIQGKAALIAHFQNSSLMNEDKRCRPILFHTEGPNAGDPEPFPMGTNIRSRPGKPRTAGYDDNPHHGSPSATVNGEEKSKESERDLLYPDF encoded by the exons ATGCCATTTGAAATAATGGATCAAAGGGGTGTATCTGTCTCTTCCCACCTCTTTGATGAAATCCCTTTTCCTGCTGAG AGACAAGTCGGATTTCAGAAGCTGAAAACCATGTCCGATTACCAAG CAGGAGTCGGTGGAATGGTACCGGCACCTGGCAGCATGTTGGGATCTTCAATGCCATCAAAAATGTATTTACCAAACGGGGCACAGTCGGTGGATCACTTGGATCTGCCACAATCCAATCTGGCTGGGGAGCAAACAGAAAGGCTAAGCATCGGTGGAGGGGTTCCCAACATCTCCAAGGCCTCGTGGAAACCTATGGATCAGCAACCAAAATTGTGGTCAGACTTGTCTGCAAAGCCAACACCTTATAGCTCGGTTGGTGGCAAAACTGTTATTAATGGCGCCCATCATGAAAGTAGCCTGTTCTCAAGCTCTTTGTCTGAAATTTTTAGCAGAAAGT TGCGATTATTGAGGAGTGATTTTGTATCTCATCAATCTACTAACAACGGTGCTTACCAACATGAGGAAGAGCCCTTTGAATCTCTTGAAGAAATTGAGGCACAAACAATTGGAAATCTCCTTCCAGATGAAAATGACTTGTTTTCTGGGGTGACAGATGAGCCGGGTTATAAGGCTCATGTTaatattggtgatggatttgaAGATTTTGATCTCTTTAGCAGTGGCGGTGGAATGGAATTGGAAGGCGATGATCAAGGGGTTTATAATAGCTCAATTGCAGGTGAACACCCTTTTGGAGAACACCCTTCCCGAACACTTTTTGTCCGCAATATTAATAGCAACATTGAAGATTTGGAATTGAAGGCTCTTTTTGAG CAATATGGAGACATCCGGGCACTTTACACAGCCTGCAAGCATCGTGGGTTTGTTATGATTTCTTATTATGATATAAGGGCTGCCCAAAATGCACTAAGAGCACTTCAAAGTAAGTCACTGAGGCGTAGGAAGCTTGACATACATTATTCGATACCCAAG GACAATCCTTCTGATAAAGATATTAACCAAGGAACGCTAGTGTTATTCAACCTTGATTCTTCTGTTTCTAATGACGAGCTTTCTAAAATTTTTGGATCTTATGGAGAAATTAAAGAA ATCCGTGAGACTCCACACAAGCCACATAACAAGTTCATAGAGTTTTATGATGTTAGAGCTGCAGAAGCTGCTCTCCATGCGTTGAATAGGAGTGAGATTGGAGGGAAGCAGATCAAGCTTGAACCGAGCCGTCCAGGGGGCGCAAGGAGGGG TTTGGCTCAAGTTTCCGAGCAGGAGCAAGATGAATTCAAATTTTGTCATAGCTTGTCTGACAGTTTATCAACAGCCACCAAGC CAACACTTCATCCTGGAGTGGTCGCATCAAGCTGCATGGTTAATGGATTTAGCCTGGGCTTACACTCTGCACTCCGTTCACCG AGTGTTCCCGGCATACATCCACATTCGCTTCCTGAGTATAATGAAAGTTTAGCCCATGGTATTCCATGCAACACTGCTGGTGCTATCGGAAGCATGAATGGGAATCTGGGACTTAGAATGAGAGAAGGAACAGACAGAAGGTCCACTGTCAGTGCAAATGGTCACCTAGTGGAACTGAATGGAGGAG CTTTTGGATCTCCTGGAAATGGGAGCCGCCCAGTTCATGCTCATCCCTATGTTTTGAATAACTCCAACTCGTACCAGCAGCATCCTTCAAGTCCCATGATGTGGCAGAATTCACCATCATTTATCAGTGGTCCTACTGCGCATCACTTTCCCCAAATGCCAGGATTCCACATGACACCACCTCATATGCTGAGCGGTACTTCACCTGTGCACCACCATGTAGGATCAGCTCCAGCTGTTAACCCTTCCCTTTGGGAAAGGCATGCCTTTTCAGGGGAGTCTTCTGACACTTCTAGCCTTCACTTGGGTTCTCTTGGCTTTGCACGTTTTGCTGGTAGTCCCCAGGTGCATCCTGTGGATGTCTCTTCACACAACCTCTTCTCTCTTACTGGTGGAAATTTCTTGGACATGACTACCAGTGCCCGGCAGCGCTCTTCACAGGAGATGGGCCACATGTTTCCCGGTAGGAATTCAATGAATTCAATGCCTACCTCTTTTGATTCTCAAAACGAACGTGGTGTTAGAAGCCTGTCTCACCGAAGAAATGAAGCAAACTCTAACAATGCTGATAAGAGACAATATGAGCTTGATATTGAACGAATACGCCATGGGGAAGACAGACGCACCACATTGATGATAAAGAACATTCCCAACAA GTACACTTCAAAGATGCTTCTTGCTGCAATTGATGAGCAGTGTCGAGGAATTTATGACTTTCTTTATTTGCCAATCGACTTCAAG AACAAATGCAATGTGGGATACGCATTCATCAACATGATCGATCCTCATCAGATTGTTCCATTCTATAAG GCATTCAATGGAAAAAAATGGGAGAAGTTCAACAGTGAAAAGGTGGCATCACTTGCATATGCTCGTATTCAGGGAAAAGCTGCTCTTATTGCCCATTTTCAGAACTCAAGCTTAATGAACGAGGACAAACGCTGCCGTCCCATTCTCTTCCACACGGAGGGTCCAAATGCTGGTGATCCG GAACCCTTTCCCATGGGTACCAACATCCGATCAAGACCAGGAAAACCTCGAACAGCCGGCTACGATGATAACCCTCATCACGGGAGTCCTTCGGCAACTGTAAACGGAGAGGAAAAATCCAAGGAATCCGAGCGAGACTTGTTGTACCCAGATTTCTAA
- the LOC137710466 gene encoding protein MEI2-like 1 isoform X2: MPFEIMDQRGVSVSSHLFDEIPFPAERQVGFQKLKTMSDYQGVGGMVPAPGSMLGSSMPSKMYLPNGAQSVDHLDLPQSNLAGEQTERLSIGGGVPNISKASWKPMDQQPKLWSDLSAKPTPYSSVGGKTVINGAHHESSLFSSSLSEIFSRKLRLLRSDFVSHQSTNNGAYQHEEEPFESLEEIEAQTIGNLLPDENDLFSGVTDEPGYKAHVNIGDGFEDFDLFSSGGGMELEGDDQGVYNSSIAGEHPFGEHPSRTLFVRNINSNIEDLELKALFEQYGDIRALYTACKHRGFVMISYYDIRAAQNALRALQSKSLRRRKLDIHYSIPKDNPSDKDINQGTLVLFNLDSSVSNDELSKIFGSYGEIKEIRETPHKPHNKFIEFYDVRAAEAALHALNRSEIGGKQIKLEPSRPGGARRGLAQVSEQEQDEFKFCHSLSDSLSTATKPTLHPGVVASSCMVNGFSLGLHSALRSPVSTFIENALSHQSSSVQDALPAPVMGASIGKKFSLRDPDQSLDDMNFGNQSVPGIHPHSLPEYNESLAHGIPCNTAGAIGSMNGNLGLRMREGTDRRSTVSANGHLVELNGGAFGSPGNGSRPVHAHPYVLNNSNSYQQHPSSPMMWQNSPSFISGPTAHHFPQMPGFHMTPPHMLSGTSPVHHHVGSAPAVNPSLWERHAFSGESSDTSSLHLGSLGFARFAGSPQVHPVDVSSHNLFSLTGGNFLDMTTSARQRSSQEMGHMFPGRNSMNSMPTSFDSQNERGVRSLSHRRNEANSNNADKRQYELDIERIRHGEDRRTTLMIKNIPNKYTSKMLLAAIDEQCRGIYDFLYLPIDFKNKCNVGYAFINMIDPHQIVPFYKAFNGKKWEKFNSEKVASLAYARIQGKAALIAHFQNSSLMNEDKRCRPILFHTEGPNAGDPEPFPMGTNIRSRPGKPRTAGYDDNPHHGSPSATVNGEEKSKESERDLLYPDF; the protein is encoded by the exons ATGCCATTTGAAATAATGGATCAAAGGGGTGTATCTGTCTCTTCCCACCTCTTTGATGAAATCCCTTTTCCTGCTGAG AGACAAGTCGGATTTCAGAAGCTGAAAACCATGTCCGATTACCAAG GAGTCGGTGGAATGGTACCGGCACCTGGCAGCATGTTGGGATCTTCAATGCCATCAAAAATGTATTTACCAAACGGGGCACAGTCGGTGGATCACTTGGATCTGCCACAATCCAATCTGGCTGGGGAGCAAACAGAAAGGCTAAGCATCGGTGGAGGGGTTCCCAACATCTCCAAGGCCTCGTGGAAACCTATGGATCAGCAACCAAAATTGTGGTCAGACTTGTCTGCAAAGCCAACACCTTATAGCTCGGTTGGTGGCAAAACTGTTATTAATGGCGCCCATCATGAAAGTAGCCTGTTCTCAAGCTCTTTGTCTGAAATTTTTAGCAGAAAGT TGCGATTATTGAGGAGTGATTTTGTATCTCATCAATCTACTAACAACGGTGCTTACCAACATGAGGAAGAGCCCTTTGAATCTCTTGAAGAAATTGAGGCACAAACAATTGGAAATCTCCTTCCAGATGAAAATGACTTGTTTTCTGGGGTGACAGATGAGCCGGGTTATAAGGCTCATGTTaatattggtgatggatttgaAGATTTTGATCTCTTTAGCAGTGGCGGTGGAATGGAATTGGAAGGCGATGATCAAGGGGTTTATAATAGCTCAATTGCAGGTGAACACCCTTTTGGAGAACACCCTTCCCGAACACTTTTTGTCCGCAATATTAATAGCAACATTGAAGATTTGGAATTGAAGGCTCTTTTTGAG CAATATGGAGACATCCGGGCACTTTACACAGCCTGCAAGCATCGTGGGTTTGTTATGATTTCTTATTATGATATAAGGGCTGCCCAAAATGCACTAAGAGCACTTCAAAGTAAGTCACTGAGGCGTAGGAAGCTTGACATACATTATTCGATACCCAAG GACAATCCTTCTGATAAAGATATTAACCAAGGAACGCTAGTGTTATTCAACCTTGATTCTTCTGTTTCTAATGACGAGCTTTCTAAAATTTTTGGATCTTATGGAGAAATTAAAGAA ATCCGTGAGACTCCACACAAGCCACATAACAAGTTCATAGAGTTTTATGATGTTAGAGCTGCAGAAGCTGCTCTCCATGCGTTGAATAGGAGTGAGATTGGAGGGAAGCAGATCAAGCTTGAACCGAGCCGTCCAGGGGGCGCAAGGAGGGG TTTGGCTCAAGTTTCCGAGCAGGAGCAAGATGAATTCAAATTTTGTCATAGCTTGTCTGACAGTTTATCAACAGCCACCAAGC CAACACTTCATCCTGGAGTGGTCGCATCAAGCTGCATGGTTAATGGATTTAGCCTGGGCTTACACTCTGCACTCCGTTCACCGGTGAGCACATTTATTGAAAACGCTTTATCTCATCAGAGTTCTAGTGTTCAAGATGCCTTGCCCGCTCCAGTGATGGGGGCATCTATAGGGAAAAAATTTAGCCTCCGTGACCCCGATCAGTCTCTGGATGACATGAATTTTGGTAATCAGAGTGTTCCCGGCATACATCCACATTCGCTTCCTGAGTATAATGAAAGTTTAGCCCATGGTATTCCATGCAACACTGCTGGTGCTATCGGAAGCATGAATGGGAATCTGGGACTTAGAATGAGAGAAGGAACAGACAGAAGGTCCACTGTCAGTGCAAATGGTCACCTAGTGGAACTGAATGGAGGAG CTTTTGGATCTCCTGGAAATGGGAGCCGCCCAGTTCATGCTCATCCCTATGTTTTGAATAACTCCAACTCGTACCAGCAGCATCCTTCAAGTCCCATGATGTGGCAGAATTCACCATCATTTATCAGTGGTCCTACTGCGCATCACTTTCCCCAAATGCCAGGATTCCACATGACACCACCTCATATGCTGAGCGGTACTTCACCTGTGCACCACCATGTAGGATCAGCTCCAGCTGTTAACCCTTCCCTTTGGGAAAGGCATGCCTTTTCAGGGGAGTCTTCTGACACTTCTAGCCTTCACTTGGGTTCTCTTGGCTTTGCACGTTTTGCTGGTAGTCCCCAGGTGCATCCTGTGGATGTCTCTTCACACAACCTCTTCTCTCTTACTGGTGGAAATTTCTTGGACATGACTACCAGTGCCCGGCAGCGCTCTTCACAGGAGATGGGCCACATGTTTCCCGGTAGGAATTCAATGAATTCAATGCCTACCTCTTTTGATTCTCAAAACGAACGTGGTGTTAGAAGCCTGTCTCACCGAAGAAATGAAGCAAACTCTAACAATGCTGATAAGAGACAATATGAGCTTGATATTGAACGAATACGCCATGGGGAAGACAGACGCACCACATTGATGATAAAGAACATTCCCAACAA GTACACTTCAAAGATGCTTCTTGCTGCAATTGATGAGCAGTGTCGAGGAATTTATGACTTTCTTTATTTGCCAATCGACTTCAAG AACAAATGCAATGTGGGATACGCATTCATCAACATGATCGATCCTCATCAGATTGTTCCATTCTATAAG GCATTCAATGGAAAAAAATGGGAGAAGTTCAACAGTGAAAAGGTGGCATCACTTGCATATGCTCGTATTCAGGGAAAAGCTGCTCTTATTGCCCATTTTCAGAACTCAAGCTTAATGAACGAGGACAAACGCTGCCGTCCCATTCTCTTCCACACGGAGGGTCCAAATGCTGGTGATCCG GAACCCTTTCCCATGGGTACCAACATCCGATCAAGACCAGGAAAACCTCGAACAGCCGGCTACGATGATAACCCTCATCACGGGAGTCCTTCGGCAACTGTAAACGGAGAGGAAAAATCCAAGGAATCCGAGCGAGACTTGTTGTACCCAGATTTCTAA